The proteins below are encoded in one region of Brassica napus cultivar Da-Ae chromosome A6, Da-Ae, whole genome shotgun sequence:
- the LOC125609913 gene encoding zinc finger MYM-type protein 1-like: protein MEKYFKKVPPPESDAKADDLPSNLGERKDKRKSPPIDNTDIEDLPSDPGERKDIMEYLSHQRDEVRRKYLTKDEIRMQGGSDAFVKEGFNSWNKPDRLRTHMGKPPNSFHIIAAQKCEDLMNQNQSIVHALFRQDDKMKNEYRIRLTASIDASRFLLRQGLSFRGHFEKEEAVNKGNFLQLLKYTGEQNETISKVILSNAPGNNQMVSPLIQKDIVHSFAEEVRQAILEEIGHDVFGLLVDESADVSHKEQMGVVFRFVDKRGAIKERFIGVVHVKETFSLALKSAIDDLFAKYGMSIKKVRGQGYDGASNMRGEFNGLRSLAARENSSAYYVHCFAHQLQLVVVAVAKKHFDIADFFDMISTLLNVVGDKINFEKFSVKN from the exons ATGgagaaatatttcaaaaaagtaCCTCCTCCGGAATCTGATGCCAAAGCTGATGATTTGCCATCTAACCTTGGTGAAaggaaagacaaaagaaaatctCCTCCAATAGATAATACCGATATTGAAGATTTGCCATCTGACCCTGGTGAAAGAAAAGATATAATGGAGTATCTTTCGCATCAAAGAGACGAGGTTAGACGCAAATATCTAACTAAAG ATGAGATACGGATGCAAGGTGGAAGTGATGCATTTGTGAAAGAAGGGTTTAATAGTTGGAATAAGCCAGATAGATTGCGTACTCATATGGGTAAACCGCCCAACAGTTTTCATATTATTGCTGCTCAGAAATGTGAGGATTTGATGAATCAAAATCAGTCTATAGTACATGCTTTGTTTAGGCAAGATGATAAGATGAAAAATGAGTATCGCATTCGCTTAACTGCTTCGATTGATGCTTCCAGATTCTTGTTACGACAAGGATTATCTTTCCGTGGCCATTtcgaaaaagaagaagctgtgaATAAAGGAAACTTCTTGCAGCTTCTGAAATACACAGGAGAACAAAATGAAACCATAAGTAAGGTCATTCTGAGTAATGCTCCAGGAAATAATCAGATGGTTTCTCCATTAATTCAAAAGGATATTGTCCATTCATTTGCAGAAGAAGTACGACAAGCTATTTTAGAAGAAATTGGTCATGATGTGTTTGGCTTGTTGGTTGATGAGTCTGCAGATGTTTCTCATAAGGAGCAGATGGGCGTTGTTTTTCGATTTGTTGATAAAAGAGGAGCAATCAAAGAAAGATTTATTGGAGTTGTTCATGTAAAAGAAACGTTTTCTCTAGCTTTAAAATCTGCTATAGATGATTTGTTTGCTAAATATGGGATGAGCATCAAAAAGGTGAGAGGGCAAGGTTATGATGGAGCTAGTAATATGAGAGGTGAGTTTAATGGTTTGAGATCATTGGCTGCTAGAGAAAACAGCTCAGCATATTATGTTCATTGTTTCGCTCATCAACTTCAGCTAGTTGTGGTGGCAGTTGCAAAAAAGCACTTTGACATTGCTGACTTTTTTGATATGATTTCTACATTGTTGAATGTTGTTGGGGACAAGATAAATTTCGAGAAATTCAGCGTGAAGAATTAG